The Streptomyces sp. B3I8 nucleotide sequence GTCCGCGACGGCGGCCGGGACACGGCCGCGGTGCCACGGAATCCGGTACGGGCCGACGATGACGATGTGGACGGGAGAGGCTTGTTTCTGGTGAACGCACTGGCAAGTGCCTGGCGGGTTCAGTACGACGACGCGGGGAAACGAGTCGTCGCGGTCTTTCTGCATCGAGCGGGTGACACATACTGATGCTGCCGAATGATCTCACCCACCGCCCCGTGGCTCGGGACTTGCTCTTGGGCCCTCTGGGCATCGGCACAGGCACCTCCCGGTGGGCCCAGACCGCCGTTCAGCCGGACGACGCTCAACTGCTCGACGGGCTGCGCCGCGCCGTGGAGTCCGGTGTGGAACTCATCGACACGGCAGACAGCCACCGGTACGGCCACGCCGAGCGGCTCATCGGCAAGATCCTCAAGGAGAACCCGGGCCACAACGTGCGGGTATCCAGCACGGTCGGCCGGGTCCGGGGCTCTGCTCCCCACCCGTATGCCGGTCCGCGCCTGCGGCACCAGCTCGAACAGACTCTGGAGAACCTCTACCTCGACGAACTCGCCGTCTACACCCTTGAGTCGTACGACTTCGGCACCGGCGACCGCTACCTCGGCCCTGTCATCGAGCAGATGCGCGTGCTACGGGATCTGGGCCAGATACGAGCGATCGGTCTGCGCGGCCCGGATGGCCGCTCCTCGGCCCGTTTTATCCGCCGCTTCCTGGACCTCTTCGACCAGATTCGCCCCAACGTGGTCTGGACGCAGGCGAGCGGCTTGCTCCCGCTGGCCGATCTCGGAGACGGCGAGGACCTCGGCGTCTTCACCGCCCGCCGCGGCGTCGGCCTGCTGGTCGCCTCTCCGCTGGCCAACGGCGTCCTCGCTGGCCGCCGCCCGCGGACGGAGGGCCTGGCGGACGACCGAACGGACATGCAGACATCGGCTATCACGCACGGCCTCGCCGTACTGTCCGACCGGTTTGGCTCGTCCGCTGATGCCCTGCTTCGGGTGGCCTTACGGTTCATCCTTCACCAGGTGCAGAACGCAGTGGTGATCGTCGGCGTGGGCGATCGGCAACAAGTCGGCCGGTACTTTGACTCTCTCGGCCAGCCCCTGTGCGCCAAGGACCTGACGGTGATCGAGGAGGTCTTCCGCCGCATCCGAAGCACGGTGAGCCCTACCGAGGACCGTAGCCTCTCCGGGGAGGTGACCAGCCGAGACGGGCGCGCAGCCGTCCCCGTTCAGCAGGGCACCCCGTTGCGGAGGTAGCGCGGAATCCCGTCGTCCAGCACCTTCAAGGCTTGTTGCGCTCGGGCCCGCTGCCGGTCCGGCAGCAGACGCAGCGCCTCGGTGACGTCGAAGAAGCCGTGCTCGGAGATCTCCTCGTCGCAAGGCTTCAGCTTGGCGGCCTGTTCGGGTGACAGAACGCCAGCGTCGAAGACGAAGCCGAGGTAG carries:
- a CDS encoding aldo/keto reductase; this translates as MLPNDLTHRPVARDLLLGPLGIGTGTSRWAQTAVQPDDAQLLDGLRRAVESGVELIDTADSHRYGHAERLIGKILKENPGHNVRVSSTVGRVRGSAPHPYAGPRLRHQLEQTLENLYLDELAVYTLESYDFGTGDRYLGPVIEQMRVLRDLGQIRAIGLRGPDGRSSARFIRRFLDLFDQIRPNVVWTQASGLLPLADLGDGEDLGVFTARRGVGLLVASPLANGVLAGRRPRTEGLADDRTDMQTSAITHGLAVLSDRFGSSADALLRVALRFILHQVQNAVVIVGVGDRQQVGRYFDSLGQPLCAKDLTVIEEVFRRIRSTVSPTEDRSLSGEVTSRDGRAAVPVQQGTPLRR